Genomic window (Acipenser ruthenus chromosome 55, fAciRut3.2 maternal haplotype, whole genome shotgun sequence):
agcgctgggctgcagtgtggaaggcagggggtttgagtagctcagtggttagagcgcggggctgcagtgtgggtatgtcataaataaaacaaacatttctgtcTACATCTCATTCTGTACATTTTGACATAACACAAAATTACAATCAACATTCTAAAAGCAATCAAACAGATCCTCGTTCGGGCCACTGCTGCCACCTAGTGTCTAGAGTATGCATTGTGCTGGACCATCGATCACAATTCAAGTAGAATCCAGTGCCGTTTTTTGTCCTGTTCCGAAAGACCTCTTTTTTTTTCATCACCACCAGCAGCTTCACTGCCCTCTAGTGGGCATCTGCGGACACGCAAGTCTGTGTTAAGAGGCAACAGTGAAAAAATACCTGCAACCTTCGCCTGTTAAAAAGGGGATCTGTTTAATTAATccgctaaaaagaaaaaaaaaaaaaacacacaacaacacaacaaaggcatcagttgtattttttttttttttaaggtttagtTTAACTCTTAGCCTCCAAATTGCTCCTGCTTCACAAACTGATTTATCACTGCGCTGTCCAATCCCAGTCCCGGCGGGCTGTCCCTCTCCaggcaggtttaacaggtaaaaaaatgacatcacaagGTCCGGACAGAGgctaaaaattacatttaaactggTTCATTTTTTCAAAGCAATTTGCCCTGCTTTTAAAGGATTCTGTTCAGTTAAGAATTATGCGTCGGCCAcgaatttaaaattattattattataattttttttttttaattgacatttttagTAACAGTTTGTGTTGCccctgcatataaaaaaaaatattaataaaacaacaggTGCACTATAAAATAGATCGATAGGACAGCAAATGTTTAGATGATGCAAATTATGCACGCAGTGACCTGAAGGGGGattatatgtatataataataaatacatgtttgaaaACCTCTTACTCAGACCCAATGATCCCAAACAACCTTCAAaattcattaaaatataaaaacaacaaaacaatgttgTTACAAAAAAGCACACACATTTTTAACAGCTTTTTGTTTGATTCCAGGACTTAACGAGCTGTTAATTCTAATTATTCGTTAGTGAGTTTGTTTGTAGTAGTGGGGGAAGGACAAAATCGAACTTCTATAGAAAACAAGTTATATCGAGGTAGAGTCTGTCTTGCACAgaacttgaaaaaataaaaaaaaaacacgctacAACCaccctggggggtgggggggtgggggggcaagtCGTTTTTAAGGGTTCCGTGGtgccgacagacagacagagagactctCCTTTCACCTCTCGAGTccagggttcaaatccagctgatTGACTGAGTTTTTAGGGTTGTGTTGTAATCAAAAAAGGAGGTGAAAGGAAACCAAACGCATGAAACCGAGACCTCCGTTTGTGTCCGTTCCAGCGTGAACACAAATTATAATCATTACAAGAATCAACAAAGTGTCCTGTATCCTTGCACGCcttaaataaaaaatttaaaaaaaacacgtctgtctgtctgtctgtctgtttttcctGGTGTCCTTCATGTGATATCCTTGCACGCCTTTTCAGAAACTCCTTAAATCAAAAAAGTTTCAATAAAAATAACCTCCGTCCGTCCTGTCctccttgccccccccccccccggctgcccccccccctcacacAACCAGCGGGGTCACGCTGCAGTGATCACACCTCTCCTCGCTCTGCACCAGCAGGTCGCAGGTTGCTGCTCTCACAAACATCACAAGCTCCTCCTCGGCTGCGGGCAGGTTATTGGGGTACCCGGGGCACACCCTGTACCCCTCCAGGTCGGCGAGCAGGCCGATGACGTCTCCGACGGCGAGGAGCCGCGGGGGGTGGCGCTCGTACAGCGGGTGCGAGAGCAGCAGGGGCTGACCCTGCACTGTGATCTGGTAGTAGAACCCGGGCTCGATCTGGACCACAGTGTCAGACATGGTGGAGAGTTTGGAGCACTGCAGCAGCTGGATCCGCGGGCCCTCCAGCGCCAGACCCACCCAGTGTGCCGGGAGGGGGACCTGTCTGATCCggtccaggaagaggaggagatcgtggggctggggctggggctggggctggggctggggctggggctggggcgaCTCGCTGGAGGCAAGGCTGTAGATCCCAGTGATCTGGGAAGAGAGAAGGGAAATACCTGTATAAGCAAAAAGCAAATGCAAGAGAAACACTACAAGAAACTTCATGAATTCaacggcaagcgtttccactagaagtctttctcagtgtcttcaatagaaacactaaaagaaacttcataaattcaatggcaaacgtttccactagaagtctctctcagcgtcttcaatagaaacactacaagaaacttcataaattcaacggcaaacgtttctactagaagtctttctcagcgtcttcaatagaaacactacaagaaacttcataaattcaatggcaaacgtttccactagaagtctttctcagtgtcttcaatagaaacactaaaagaaacttcataaattcaacggtaaacgtttccactagaagtctctcagcgtcttcaatagaaacgtAATGAATTCAATGACAGACATTTTGACTGGAATAATTGgagatttctctctctctcctctccccgtttctctctctctctccccgtttctctctctctctccccgtttctctctctctctccccgtttctctctctctcctctccccgtctctctctctccccgtttctctctctctgtctctctctctctctcctctccccgtctctctctcctctctctctcaccactGGCGTGACCTCCAGCACGTCATCGTCGACCTGCACGATCTTCACCCCCTCGTCCTCTTCCTCGTCCAGATCGATCGTCTCGATCAGCTCCCGCGCTCCCTGCTGCACCTGCTCCTCCCTGCAGAAAGGGGGCGCTGTGGCCTTGCTGTATAGCACCTGGGGCACCACGGGGGGCGGCTTCTCAAAGAGGACAGGGGCCCCCGTCCTGTCGTACAGAACCTGGACTTCCTGGGAGACAAAGACCCCCCCACTCAGTGGTCAATGGGACTGCATGTCTGACCTTTTTTAGGGATGGCGATAAGACTTCCgttgcagagcagtgtgatccagtcctgattttcactgtgtttaataataagacacacctgagcttgttagctagacacactgggggctgatcaagctggtagtaaaacctggaatgggtgacactgctgtgcaataggagtctgattcccatccctgtgtttATACACCATGGCTGTTCACTTACCCTCAAAAACACAGTTTGATACTTTGCGTTCGCCTCATGGCTCTTATTTTTGACACAGGTCTATGTTAGTAATTTTTTGTCTGAGCTTAAACAGGGCCAGGCGCGGTTTATTCTGGGTGGAGCCGGGAAGTTGCCCTGGCAACTGGTGGCGACATCACTTTGTCAAACGtgacttcaaataaaaaaaatcgagTACTTGTTTTGGGAGCATTGAACGAATTCGGAAGGCAGCGCCTgccaaataattaataataataataataataataataataataataataataataataataataataaatggacaaTCCTGGCTAAGTGTAACTGGTATACACGAGATTAGATCACTCAAAGTAGACAGTTTTGCAGGTGGTCCCTGTGTTTAACTCTCGTCTGATTTACTCACAGTGGAGGggaagcattcgctcagctccgcTCCGGGTCTTGAGAACTCATTCACTTTCATGATCTGGACGTTTCCGTAATCTGTCTTCATGCAGCCCTGCGGAGAGCAGGAGAAGAGCGGAGAGCATCAAACATctcgcctgtgtgtgtgtgtgtgcgtgtgtgtgtgtgtgcgtgtggctCCTGAGCtcgcactagccctgctgctgctgctgctgcacccagtcctggggttcagagctctcccctcaatgaagtctagtattattattattattattattattaatattgaaatgatcaggagccaggagtttgagcagggttagaaactcacactagccctgctgctgctgctgcacccagtcctggggttcagagctcccctcaatgaagtctattattaatattattattattattatttattattaatgaaaTGATCAGGAGGCAGTGGAAACATTTGTAATTGAATATAttaagtgcttttttttgttttgtttggtttttatctgcgactgaatccattctgtcctgctaaggGCTAAATGTACTGTGTTTTAGACCCCTAATGAAATGTGTGGTGCTCAGTTTCCATTGGTACCGCTCAGCTGGTAGCAGCTGCACTGTGTAAACGGACGCATGCTAGCGGTCCATCGTGTTAATAGAGGGGGGTCGGATCTTGCAGGATGACCGGATCtgcagtacccccccccccccttctcccccCCTCCACTGACCTGCACTCCGATGGGGTAGCTGTTGTCTAGTTGCTCTGGTTTGTGGTTGAGGTAACCGGGGTATTGAGGCAACTGAGGTGTGGGGTCCccctggagaggagagaggagagaagggggcAGGTTAGAGACTCCGCAGGCTCCAGGGCTGGGATTGATTCCTGTTTTATCCCCTCcccaattttaaaatcaattccaattccttagGAAGGGTATTTATTATAACAATTATTGCGATGGTGCAACGGCTTTCGTTTTGAAGTCAGTTTTATTTGACGAACTAACAAACAACGTGACCAGAAGCTCATTCTAACAGCATACTGCCGATTGCAGATTTTGATCACTgctgtgttggaattgattttttttaaaaaagggaactGGCAATGATAACACGGGAATTGACCTCAGCCCTGCTCACAAAATGCTGAAGCTACCTGGATGGGAGTTTGGGGGTCACCCCCTCTAACTCTTAGGGTACCTGTCGTTCCAGCTCAATGTTTTCTTCCATTCCATCTTCTTCCAATTCCAGCTCCTCTTCGTACTGATGGGGAGGAGACACAACACACATTACAGCAGCGTGCAGACGTACCAGAAAACCTCAAGGTttgtccattttatttattaatttacttacataaatacatttaattaattaattaaattataaaagtcAGGATGGAAAAACAGTACAATTGCAACAGATTGTAACGATTTAAATTCTTGCTTTTCAATCTTGTTTTAATGGTACCTGGTAcgcgttttttattttatttttaaccccaGAAAACAGACACGATTGGTCGATTTCTAAAACGCACGATTTTACAAACTCGGAAAACTAAAAGGTTGACGTTACCTGCAGCTCGTACTCTTCCTCCTCGTTAGCGAACTCGAACGCCTCCCAGGAGGGCCAGGTGGGACGCGGGGTCTTTCGGGGGCGCCCCGCCTTGCTCCTGCGCAGTTTGGGGGTCCTGGGGGACTGGGGGCGCTGCCTGCCTGGTCCGAGCCAGCCGACGTCTCCCATGTGCTTCGTCTGACCCCTCTGGAAGGGAAGCAGGTGCCTCtgccaaaaaaaacacatttattattatcacATTTATTGGCTTGGTGCTGGCTTATTGCTGGTCCAGTGGTTCGAGAaagggtctcgataccaggaggttcaaaccctggctcagccactgactcactctgtgtgtgtgtgtgtgtgtgtgtgtgaccctgagcaagtcactgaacctccttgtgctccgtccttcggatgagacgtaaaacaaacaagctcctattggaagtgactctgcagcagcagcagcagcagttgttgatgatgcagagttcaccctcctagtctctgtaagtcgctttggataaaagcgtctgctaaatgaccaattcataacaataataatatttattcttGTAGGTTCATCTCTCCACAGAGAAGttggattgtgtttttttaaatactgtactgtattgaattacactgcattgtactgtattgtattacactgcattgtactgtattgaattactacattgtactgtactgtattacactgcATTCTACTGCATTGAATTacactgcattgtactgtattgtattacaCTGCATTCTACTGCATTGAATTacactgcattgtactgtattgaattacactgcattgtattgtattacacTACATTGAATTacactgcattgtactgtattgtattacactacattgtactgtattgtattacactgcattgtactgtattgaattacactgcattgtactgtattgaattacactgcattgtactgtattgaattacactacattgtactgtattgtattacactgcattgtactgtattgaattacactgcattgtactgtattgaattacactgcattgtactgtattgaattacactgcattgtactgtattgtattacactgcattgtactgtattgaattacactgcattgtactgtattgaattacacTGCATTGTATTGcggtgtattgtattgaattacactgtattgtattgtattacactgcattgtattacactgcactgtattgtactgtattgtattcacCATGGCCTCCACTTGGCACTGCCGGAGGCGACACTTCTGTCTCTTCTTGTTCCGGCCCCCGAATTTGGGCTTGTCCTGGCAGAAGTCGCAGGTGCGGCAGTCCGTGGTGCGCAGGCAGGCCTCGCACCCGCCACACGACCGCCGGCTTCGCTTCTTGGGTCCGTCCTGGTCCTGCGGGGAAACGTACCCGAGAGGTCAAAGATTTACTGCAGTCAAAATGtctgtcactgaatttattacgtttctgcttaagacaccgagaaagacttctagtggaaacgtttgccattgaatttatgaagtttcttttagtgtttctattgaagacgctgagaaagacttctagtggaaacgtttgccgttgaatttatgaagtttcttttagtgtttctattgaagacgctgagaaagacttctagtggaaacgtttgccgttgaatttatgaagtttcttttagtgtttctattgaagacgctgagaaagacttctagtggaaacgtttgccattgaatttatgaagtttctttcagtgtttctattgaagacgctgagaaagacttctagtggaaacgcttgccgttgaatttatgaagtttcttttagtgtttctattgaagacgctgagaaagacttctagtggaaacgtttgccattgaatttatgaagtttctttcagtgtttctattgaagacgctgagaaagacttctagtggaaacgtttgccgttgaatttatgaagtttcttttagtgtttctattgaagacgctgagaaagacttctagtggaaacgtttgccgttgaatttatgaagtttctttcagtgtttctattgaagacgctgagaaagacttctagtggaaacgtttgccgttgaatttatgaagtttctttcagtgtttctattgaagacgctgagaaagacttctagtggaaacgcttgccgttgagtttatgaagtttcttttgtAGACATtgaatttttgattttttttttaattttagtatttccactaaaaagacaaaatactacaaagaaacttcttaaaagCAAAAGACTTTTAAATACTTGGAACAAGAGTCTTTTCAGAAcagatttagattttgttttcagCACGTGCCccattatttaaacaaataaataaccaaataaatgaaCAAACTCACATCATTGTCATCCTCATTATCCACGTAGAAATACGAGAAGTCTTCCGGGTCGTGGTATTGTGGGATGGGGAACTGGAAAAGTACAAATTCAAATTATATATGTTTTCAATTACAGTTACACTGTAGTaatttcaattacaattacgCTAAACTGTATCCTAAGCAAAGACTCACATTAGCGTGTTTATTTATAACTGCCAAGCAATagtcacaggtacaaatacagaaataggctatgcaactttattttttttcaaacaaataacgttgggggggggggggggggggggggggggggtcaccaaaTGCATCAAGCAAaacgagttcattctacagggggatgcaaaacttttggtcagaaCTGACGCCCAGGTCAGGTCAGCTCCACCCCTCCAGGtcagccccccaccccctccaggtCAGCccccaacccccctcccccccccccccccaggtcagCCCCACCCCTCGTGTTTGTACTGAAAGCACGCTCACCTCTCTCATCGTTCCCATACTCAAACAGCTGTACTGTTCCTTCTTCTCTTTCTGAAATTTGATACAAAATGATTCCTTGTTGGTCGGATCAATAAAAGGTTTAGCTGTACGCAGAATTGGAAGCACAAGTTTAAACAGTAATgacaagataaaaataaaaactagtaGTTCTGAAGACATACAGGGATGGAGAGAAAAATCCTGTTGCATAACAgcttcatccattcctggttttcactgGGAGTTTACGCACCTgggcttgttagctagacacactgggggttgatcaagctgctagtaaaacctggaatgggtgacactgctgtgcaataggagtctgattcccatccctgaggTATATTTGTGCACACataccagggatggaaacaagactcctattgcatagcagtgtcacccattccaggttttactactacaaacttgattaataataatttaaaaaaaataaactgtgcatttacTGTGTTGCAAAAATGCACATGATGTAGGTGCAGCCCAGAGTTCACAAACCAGCCTCACTCACTCCTCGTCTCTCAATAAAAGCGTTATTTTGCAAAAGCAGAACGTGTCTGAATGGAGAGGATTTCTCTCACCTTGCTGTACGGCACGATGTAATCGTCATCCTCCCAATGCTCCGACTCGCTCTCCTCCAGCTTCACCTTCTGCAtgctctgaaaacacacagcccaCCTCTTACTATTGCGAGGCGCTTTGATTTTAGGAGGAGCTGCTAAGTTTTTTTTCGTGATATTTTACATACACCCCTGTATGTTTTAATTGATAAAATGCCATCTGTTATTACCTTGCCAGAGCAACGGTTTAAACTAATTAGAAAGCTGCTATAAAAACACAATCAatcacatctatatatatattatttatttcttagcagacgcccttatccggggcaacTTTTTTTGTTACAAGACAAACTAACTGCAAAATATCACGTTATGGAATATCACAGTAAAGATAGGAGCAGATATACAATGCAAATTCAAATAAGGGCAAAGTAAAGCACACAGTCAATAATTGCATTTCAGATCgtgtttgactaagagcagttaaactgatAGTAAACCtatttgcttatacaagtaaaTTCCTCTGAGAGCACGCAGGAAGTACGATAAAGggatgagaacgatttcaaatcCGAGCAATTACAAAACAACGTGGcagataaagaaaaaataaactaagCACTTACCCTTATCTTGTTCATTCTCCCCAAATAATCTGACTGCAGTTTTTTCTTTAGTTTCTAGAAAGAAAAACCCATGTAATATCAATcagaacaaattaaaaaaaacagcacacacacatatatatttattggtCTTTGAAAATTGGTTAAAATGGCACTGTTTTCACACTTGATCAAAACAAACCTAGGGGTTGAATCTGGCAGTCGAATGCATGAACAGAAAAGgtttaaactatttttaaaaaataagaaaaataaatccttTACTTCAAgacgttttggacaaaagcccttctgcAGCTGTGTAGCCCTTAACATTatattcttaaaatatatatatattatatatttcacaAAGCTTTCACACCAACGGTGTACCAGGATGCTTGGTGAATCTGGTGATTAGAGCAAGGGGCTTGCTACCAGGAtattcccagttcaatcccagctcagccactgactccctgtgtgtgtgtgtgtgtgtgtgtgtgaccctgagcaagtcacttcacctccttgtgctccgtccttcggatgagacgtaaaacaaacgaggtcctattggaagtgactctgcagcagcagcagcagcagttgttgatgatgaagagttcaccctcctagtctctaagtctctttggataaaagcgtctgctaaatgactcaataataataataataataataatactcactgTGGATTTAATCTGCTTCCCACGCTTCTGTCCTTTCAGTGTCttctacaaataattaaaaataataataaaatactacaaTAATTAAATTGCTTTTACGTTAACTCTGCAGTAACCGGGTTATTAAAACACAACTCGGAAACTGAAAGATCGCTGCTTTCTGAAGTAACGCGTTCTTGTGTAATATCATGCATGAAACAcaaacagctgaaaaaaaataataataataataaaaataatttaaaaaaatgggtcTTGGGACACACAATAAATGAACTgaacacattttacatttttcccATTGCTTCATATATGGGAAAACACAATGGCATCCGGTTCATACGACTCTATCATGCACGTCCCCACATATAAACGACTAGAAgagaggtcttttttttttttttttttttttttttttaatcggtcaccatgcatgaaagggtgaGATGTAACTCCCTGTAATACTAAACTGGTTGCATCCTAgatcatattgtattctagtggtgttgttattatacatagcatcctagttcatattgtattctagtagtgttattattatacatagcatcctagttcatattgtattctagtagtgttattattatacagagcatcctagttcatattgtattctagtagtgttattattatacagagcatcctagttcatattggattctagtagtgttattattatacagagcatcctagttcatattgtattctagtagtgttattattatacatagcatcctagttcatattgtattctagtagtgttattattatacagagcatcctagttcatattggattctagtagtgttattattatacagagcatcctagttcatattggattctagtagtgttattattatttgctgtaaactacactgtgtttaaatatgaagcttgcattgtaaccctgcgctgccctgtaacacctgtgtgagtcgcctgggataaaggggtctgcctaataaataaataaataaataaataaataaataataaaatgcacccTGTGTGGCCTCAATAGAGAATCTCAGAATCTAAACTCTACAGATGGTACAGCAGAGTTAAACCCTAGCCTGGTCTGTCTCacagtgct
Coding sequences:
- the LOC117401609 gene encoding uncharacterized protein LOC117401609 isoform X1, with protein sequence MSEHQPEHPSENGLVQGGEEAGPIVSAAEQPGPIGAEETEPTGELAGSEEWEIELVRADGKEHEDPQHADLMTGSREVNGTADGLPGENESNGGESERGSSVAWSDVNFPGESKRERRNNSFGGTRRKKALVEDDWEDWPILGSGWKRKEVFRRSGASVGKTDTYYLSPDGTRMRSRIEMVKHIGGQLDLTQFDYKSGCFVVPGGTQKRKKRAGRGRKKKKKEEEEEEEQLLMETDDLASTPDSVRTPDRVFTPDRIGTPVKTPQTKYTPPKLSPQRFSLPKASPIKFSTPPNISPRPSSSTSSATSLHPDPSSWSRAVTNEPHILPFVPTEPVVLGCQNCGKPLSGMEFGITGQLCSNCSPAIKPESSRNIIFRKWLPCGQCVACHVTVDCGMCASCRNGLLNPDSARPVRCRRRKCLRPIRKKTLKGQKRGKQIKSTKLKKKLQSDYLGRMNKIRSMQKVKLEESESEHWEDDDYIVPYSKKEKKEQYSCLSMGTMREFPIPQYHDPEDFSYFYVDNEDDNDDQDGPKKRSRRSCGGCEACLRTTDCRTCDFCQDKPKFGGRNKKRQKCRLRQCQVEAMRHLLPFQRGQTKHMGDVGWLGPGRQRPQSPRTPKLRRSKAGRPRKTPRPTWPSWEAFEFANEEEEYELQYEEELELEEDGMEENIELERQGDPTPQLPQYPGYLNHKPEQLDNSYPIGVQGCMKTDYGNVQIMKVNEFSRPGAELSECFPSTEVQVLYDRTGAPVLFEKPPPVVPQVLYSKATAPPFCREEQVQQGARELIETIDLDEEEDEGVKIVQVDDDVLEVTPVITGIYSLASSESPQPQPQPQPQPQPQPHDLLLFLDRIRQVPLPAHWVGLALEGPRIQLLQCSKLSTMSDTVVQIEPGFYYQITVQGQPLLLSHPLYERHPPRLLAVGDVIGLLADLEGYRVCPGYPNNLPAAEEELVMFVRAATCDLLVQSEERCDHCSVTPLVV
- the LOC117401609 gene encoding uncharacterized protein LOC117401609 isoform X2, which produces MSEHQPEHPSENGLVQGGEEAGPIVSAAEQPGPIGAEETEPTGELAGSEEWEIELVRADGKEHEDPQHADLMTGSREVNGTADGLPGENESNGGESERGSSVAWSDVNFPGESKRERRNNSFGGTRRKKALVEDDWEDWPILGSGWKRKEVFRRSGASVGKTDTYYLSPDGTRMRSRIEMVKHIGGQLDLTQFDYKSGCFVVPGGTQKRKRAGRGRKKKKKEEEEEEEQLLMETDDLASTPDSVRTPDRVFTPDRIGTPVKTPQTKYTPPKLSPQRFSLPKASPIKFSTPPNISPRPSSSTSSATSLHPDPSSWSRAVTNEPHILPFVPTEPVVLGCQNCGKPLSGMEFGITGQLCSNCSPAIKPESSRNIIFRKWLPCGQCVACHVTVDCGMCASCRNGLLNPDSARPVRCRRRKCLRPIRKKTLKGQKRGKQIKSTKLKKKLQSDYLGRMNKIRSMQKVKLEESESEHWEDDDYIVPYSKKEKKEQYSCLSMGTMREFPIPQYHDPEDFSYFYVDNEDDNDDQDGPKKRSRRSCGGCEACLRTTDCRTCDFCQDKPKFGGRNKKRQKCRLRQCQVEAMRHLLPFQRGQTKHMGDVGWLGPGRQRPQSPRTPKLRRSKAGRPRKTPRPTWPSWEAFEFANEEEEYELQYEEELELEEDGMEENIELERQGDPTPQLPQYPGYLNHKPEQLDNSYPIGVQGCMKTDYGNVQIMKVNEFSRPGAELSECFPSTEVQVLYDRTGAPVLFEKPPPVVPQVLYSKATAPPFCREEQVQQGARELIETIDLDEEEDEGVKIVQVDDDVLEVTPVITGIYSLASSESPQPQPQPQPQPQPQPHDLLLFLDRIRQVPLPAHWVGLALEGPRIQLLQCSKLSTMSDTVVQIEPGFYYQITVQGQPLLLSHPLYERHPPRLLAVGDVIGLLADLEGYRVCPGYPNNLPAAEEELVMFVRAATCDLLVQSEERCDHCSVTPLVV
- the LOC117401609 gene encoding uncharacterized protein LOC117401609 isoform X3 — protein: MSEHQPEHPSENGLVQGGEEAGPIVSAAEQPGPIGAEETEPTGELAGSEEWEIELVRADGKEHEDPQHADLMTGSREVNGTADGLPGENESNGGESERGSSVAWSDVNFPGESKRERRNNSFGGTRRKKALVEDDWEDWPILGSGWKRKEVFRRSGASVGKTDTYYLSPDGTRMRSRIEMVKHIGGQLDLTQFDYKSGCFVVPGGTQKRKKRAGRGRKKKKKEEEEEEEQLLMETDDLASTPDSVRTPDRVFTPDRIGTPVKTPQTKYTPPKLSPQRFSLPKASPIKFSTPPNISPRPSSSTSSATSLHPDPSSWSRAVTNEPHILPFVPTEPVVLGCQNCGKPLSGMEFGITGQLCSNCSPAIKPESSRNIIFRKWLPCGQCVACHVTVDCGMCASCRNGLLNPDSARPVRCRRRKCLRPIRKKTLKGQKRGKQIKSTKLKKKLQSDYLGRMNKIRSMQKVKLEESESEHWEDDDYIVPYSKKEKKEQYSCLSMGTMREFPIPQYHDPEDFSYFYVDNEDDNDDQDGPKKRSRRSCGGCEACLRTTDCRTCDFCQDKPKFGGRNKKRQKCRLRQCQVEAMRHLLPFQRGQTKHMGDVGWLGPGRQRPQSPRTPKLRRSKAGRPRKTPRPTWPSWEAFEFANEEEEYELQYEEELELEEDGMEENIELERQGDPTPQLPQYPGYLNHKPEQLDNSYPIGVQEVQVLYDRTGAPVLFEKPPPVVPQVLYSKATAPPFCREEQVQQGARELIETIDLDEEEDEGVKIVQVDDDVLEVTPVITGIYSLASSESPQPQPQPQPQPQPQPHDLLLFLDRIRQVPLPAHWVGLALEGPRIQLLQCSKLSTMSDTVVQIEPGFYYQITVQGQPLLLSHPLYERHPPRLLAVGDVIGLLADLEGYRVCPGYPNNLPAAEEELVMFVRAATCDLLVQSEERCDHCSVTPLVV
- the LOC117401609 gene encoding uncharacterized protein LOC117401609 isoform X4 yields the protein MSEHQPEHPSENGLVQGGEEAGPIVSAAEQPGPIGAEETEPTGELAGSEEWEIELVRADGKEHEDPQHADLMTGSREVNGTADGLPGENESNGGESERGSSVAWSDVNFPGESKRERRNNSFGGTRRKKALVEDDWEDWPILGSGWKRKEVFRRSGASVGKTDTYYLSPDGTRMRSRIEMVKHIGGQLDLTQFDYKSGCFVVPGGTQKRKKRAGRGRKKKKKEEEEEEEQLLMETDDLASTPDSVRTPDRVFTPDRIGTPVKTPQTKYTPPKLSPQRFSLPKASPIKFSTPPNISPRPSSSTSSATSLHPDPSSWSRAVTNEPHILPFVPTEPVVLGCQNCGKPLSGMEFGITGQLCSNCSPAIKPESSRNIIFRKKTLKGQKRGKQIKSTKLKKKLQSDYLGRMNKIRSMQKVKLEESESEHWEDDDYIVPYSKKEKKEQYSCLSMGTMREFPIPQYHDPEDFSYFYVDNEDDNDDQDGPKKRSRRSCGGCEACLRTTDCRTCDFCQDKPKFGGRNKKRQKCRLRQCQVEAMRHLLPFQRGQTKHMGDVGWLGPGRQRPQSPRTPKLRRSKAGRPRKTPRPTWPSWEAFEFANEEEEYELQYEEELELEEDGMEENIELERQGDPTPQLPQYPGYLNHKPEQLDNSYPIGVQGCMKTDYGNVQIMKVNEFSRPGAELSECFPSTEVQVLYDRTGAPVLFEKPPPVVPQVLYSKATAPPFCREEQVQQGARELIETIDLDEEEDEGVKIVQVDDDVLEVTPVITGIYSLASSESPQPQPQPQPQPQPQPHDLLLFLDRIRQVPLPAHWVGLALEGPRIQLLQCSKLSTMSDTVVQIEPGFYYQITVQGQPLLLSHPLYERHPPRLLAVGDVIGLLADLEGYRVCPGYPNNLPAAEEELVMFVRAATCDLLVQSEERCDHCSVTPLVV